Proteins from one Pseudomonas bijieensis genomic window:
- a CDS encoding Ig-like domain-containing protein, with the protein MKKRFPPRYSPENRPLEGLDPPWIPGWTQPVENYDGGIPARLAEGGLLCVVDPWTQMEVGDTFKFYWNDTSTPVWNTEIDLAQENQQLVFRIDEGHIVRGDAFPVFYSVLRVGGTRPEESDPQWKLLVKLDPPGGFDEEQGTPGHSGLRYSIPQDIVDNGVGPGDTGGVPVTIKPYRFMRRNDRINVAWGSENVYHTVADGEVDQEITITVPLEVIERAGDSDGIAVAYQVVDECGNYPGGYWRWSATTPILVDLNNNRLDPPLVLVNGFPTEEIDLEELAAEPVTVRVTANRYEHAVGDILRLTWRGTSADGFPVDVGPLEKTVETIPYYYDFTIPYDDVAAIARGRASVAYVRIRSGEADRPSKSSAVTVVGDNRRYGPPSVVEAIGNTLDPDLNFYTLSVPYYAGRNPGDQIIIVCEGLTAAGHPTYHDVPVIVAGEAVGAPVLGNLPKAQVKRLDGGSLKVYYSVNGQPDSDVLELTVGVAVPSLPIPTVVEAPDDVLDPDGVNPAIGANVIVPYTETLPEDVVVLRWRGSSSNAPDQPRTLTANTAGHPVPFTVPFTYVSGNLNGTVDVSYSVTRGTTLLGNSIVRHLRVGSAQLVDPTIDSVKDPHQVQIANGGYTVETSVTLSGKAAKGQRVEIYDGANLKGTANVSEDDEWSLTVSGLSVDPHIFTAKALYGDNPVSGPWGINVVAVEQPRIVWVKDPNQVDISNGGYTLATSVTLGGSASLGMQVQIFDGADSKGIVDVDVDGNGHWSLPLSGLAEGPHIFHAKALYSNYPESERWGINVAKPLVIDTSPVYLNGFFLYIGQPRNGTPMPAGTTVTRTPITGNPGYTYYTSNGNVARVNVYGTVEGWANGQATITVVDVSGQTASYAVIRSNAWHLAMIPSITGGEAPAWANSQGAANSFAEPPRPDGGTMQAIRTYYVVPIGFNYRHWTGAFENGNPLWPLWANPYTGEISTAAIQDYLGAYCRIPYNSGQVLASIPDSQPDSGQR; encoded by the coding sequence ATGAAAAAGCGATTTCCACCGCGCTACTCGCCTGAAAACCGTCCGCTGGAAGGCCTTGATCCGCCATGGATTCCCGGCTGGACCCAGCCTGTCGAGAACTACGATGGCGGCATTCCGGCGCGGCTGGCGGAGGGTGGTTTGCTCTGTGTCGTCGATCCCTGGACACAGATGGAAGTGGGCGACACCTTCAAGTTCTACTGGAATGACACGAGCACCCCCGTCTGGAACACTGAGATCGACCTGGCGCAAGAAAATCAGCAACTGGTGTTCCGCATCGATGAGGGCCATATCGTCCGGGGCGATGCTTTTCCGGTGTTCTACAGTGTGCTGCGCGTCGGTGGGACGCGCCCTGAAGAGTCCGATCCGCAGTGGAAGCTGCTGGTCAAACTCGACCCGCCTGGTGGTTTCGATGAGGAGCAGGGCACCCCGGGCCATTCGGGCCTGCGCTATTCGATTCCCCAGGACATCGTCGACAACGGTGTCGGGCCGGGTGACACGGGCGGTGTACCGGTCACCATCAAGCCTTACCGGTTCATGCGTCGCAATGACCGGATCAACGTGGCCTGGGGCTCAGAGAACGTCTATCACACGGTGGCCGATGGTGAGGTGGATCAAGAGATCACGATTACCGTGCCCCTGGAAGTCATCGAGCGGGCCGGCGACAGCGATGGTATTGCTGTTGCCTATCAGGTGGTGGATGAGTGCGGCAACTATCCCGGCGGGTACTGGCGCTGGTCGGCGACGACCCCTATCCTGGTGGATTTGAACAACAACCGGCTCGATCCGCCGTTGGTGCTGGTCAACGGTTTTCCCACCGAGGAAATCGACCTCGAGGAATTGGCCGCAGAGCCGGTCACTGTGCGGGTAACCGCCAACCGCTACGAACATGCCGTTGGCGATATTTTGCGCCTGACCTGGCGCGGCACGTCCGCCGACGGTTTTCCAGTGGACGTCGGCCCTCTGGAAAAAACGGTCGAGACCATCCCCTATTACTACGACTTCACCATCCCCTATGACGACGTGGCCGCCATCGCCCGGGGCCGGGCTTCGGTCGCCTATGTGCGGATCAGAAGCGGTGAAGCCGATCGTCCCTCGAAGAGCTCGGCCGTGACCGTGGTCGGCGATAACCGGCGCTATGGCCCGCCCAGTGTCGTGGAGGCGATCGGCAATACGTTGGACCCGGACCTGAATTTTTACACCCTGTCCGTTCCTTACTATGCCGGGCGCAACCCCGGCGATCAGATCATCATCGTGTGCGAAGGCCTCACTGCCGCCGGTCATCCGACTTACCACGATGTGCCTGTCATCGTAGCCGGGGAGGCGGTTGGCGCCCCTGTACTGGGTAACTTGCCAAAAGCGCAGGTCAAGCGCCTGGATGGTGGTTCGCTCAAGGTTTATTACAGCGTGAACGGTCAACCCGATTCGGATGTCCTGGAGCTGACCGTGGGCGTCGCGGTGCCTTCGCTGCCCATCCCGACCGTCGTTGAAGCTCCAGACGATGTGCTGGACCCGGATGGCGTGAACCCGGCCATTGGGGCCAACGTCATCGTGCCCTATACCGAAACCCTGCCCGAGGATGTGGTCGTGTTGCGCTGGCGCGGCTCGTCGAGCAATGCCCCGGACCAGCCAAGAACCTTGACTGCGAACACCGCGGGCCATCCGGTGCCCTTTACCGTGCCGTTCACTTACGTGAGTGGCAACCTGAACGGGACCGTGGATGTCAGCTACTCTGTTACCCGTGGGACTACTTTGTTGGGCAACTCTATCGTTCGGCACCTGAGGGTGGGTTCGGCTCAACTGGTTGATCCAACCATCGACTCGGTCAAGGATCCGCACCAGGTCCAAATCGCCAACGGCGGGTACACCGTCGAGACCAGCGTCACCCTGAGCGGCAAGGCCGCGAAGGGCCAGAGGGTGGAAATTTACGATGGCGCCAACTTGAAGGGCACCGCCAATGTCAGCGAGGACGATGAATGGAGCCTGACGGTCAGTGGCTTGAGTGTGGATCCTCATATCTTCACCGCCAAGGCGCTCTACGGTGATAATCCAGTGTCGGGGCCTTGGGGAATCAATGTGGTTGCCGTCGAGCAGCCGAGGATCGTCTGGGTCAAGGACCCCAACCAGGTCGACATCAGCAACGGCGGTTATACCCTCGCCACCAGCGTCACCCTGGGCGGCAGCGCTTCCTTGGGCATGCAAGTACAGATCTTCGACGGTGCCGACTCGAAGGGCATCGTCGATGTCGATGTCGATGGCAATGGTCACTGGAGCCTGCCGTTGAGCGGGCTCGCCGAGGGGCCCCACATCTTCCACGCCAAGGCGCTGTACAGCAATTATCCAGAGTCTGAACGTTGGGGCATCAATGTCGCGAAGCCGCTGGTGATCGATACCAGCCCCGTATACCTCAACGGATTTTTCCTATACATCGGACAGCCACGAAACGGTACTCCAATGCCGGCGGGCACAACAGTGACTCGCACGCCCATAACGGGAAATCCTGGGTACACCTACTACACGTCAAACGGCAATGTCGCCCGCGTGAATGTCTACGGTACGGTTGAAGGGTGGGCCAACGGACAGGCGACGATCACGGTCGTCGATGTCTCCGGGCAAACAGCGTCCTATGCGGTGATCCGCTCGAACGCCTGGCATCTGGCCATGATCCCCAGCATTACAGGGGGAGAAGCGCCCGCCTGGGCAAACTCCCAAGGGGCAGCGAACTCATTTGCCGAACCCCCGCGTCCGGACGGCGGCACCATGCAAGCCATTCGAACTTATTACGTTGTTCCCATCGGGTTTAACTACAGACACTGGACCGGCGCATTCGAGAACGGCAATCCCCTGTGGCCACTTTGGGCGAACCCCTACACGGGGGAGATCAGTACGGCGGCGATTCAGGATTATTTAGGTGCCTACTGTCGAATCCCCTATAACTCGGGCCAGGTGCTGGCAAGTATTCCAGACTCACAACCGGACAGTGGGCAACGTTGA
- a CDS encoding ATP-binding protein — translation MWKLLIRLYLVTIVSYSAAIYLMPELVIRLFHERFLTYNLDYSRGLQTLMVKQFRAVPSEQWPALAAQMDKEFEPLRIQLAAVDDQGFSADEQARLKRGENVVRLGDWAWRTLAAAPLDERTAVKMVVPPDPADVSWLYWSINVLIGATMLACLLLWLRPHWRDLERLRRTAERFGKGHLGERTHIASSSNIGSLAHVFDTMAGDIENLLNQQRDLLNAVSHELRTPLTRLDFGLALALSDDLPAPSRERLQGLVAHIRELDELVLELLSYSRLQNPQRLPERVEVALDEFIDSILGSIDEDLAAPDVVIDVLLHGALERFVLDPRLTARALQNLLRNAMRYCEKRIQVGVRVGEQGCEIWVDDDGIGIPDSERERVFEPFYRLDRSRDRATGGFGLGLAISRRALEAQGGTLTVEASPLGGARFRLWLPTPS, via the coding sequence ATGTGGAAGCTGCTGATTCGCCTTTACCTGGTCACCATCGTGTCCTACAGCGCGGCGATCTACCTGATGCCGGAATTGGTGATCCGCCTGTTCCACGAGCGTTTCCTGACCTACAACCTCGATTACTCCCGTGGCCTGCAAACCTTGATGGTCAAGCAGTTCCGCGCCGTGCCCAGCGAGCAGTGGCCGGCGCTGGCGGCGCAGATGGACAAGGAATTCGAGCCGCTGCGCATCCAATTGGCCGCTGTCGATGACCAGGGCTTCAGCGCCGATGAACAGGCGCGGCTCAAGCGCGGCGAGAATGTGGTGCGCCTTGGCGACTGGGCCTGGCGAACCCTGGCGGCGGCGCCGCTGGATGAGCGCACGGCGGTGAAGATGGTCGTGCCGCCGGACCCGGCCGATGTCAGCTGGTTGTACTGGAGCATCAACGTGTTGATCGGCGCGACGATGCTGGCCTGCCTGTTGCTCTGGTTGCGGCCCCACTGGCGCGACCTGGAACGCCTGCGGCGCACCGCCGAGCGTTTCGGCAAAGGTCATCTGGGGGAGCGTACGCACATCGCCTCCAGTTCGAACATCGGCAGCCTGGCCCACGTGTTCGACACGATGGCGGGGGACATCGAGAACCTGCTCAACCAACAGCGGGATTTGCTCAATGCCGTGTCCCACGAACTGCGCACGCCCCTGACGCGGCTCGACTTCGGCCTGGCCCTGGCGCTGTCCGATGACCTGCCGGCGCCCAGTCGCGAGCGTCTGCAAGGGCTGGTGGCGCACATTCGCGAGCTGGATGAGTTGGTGTTGGAACTGCTGTCCTATAGCCGCTTGCAAAACCCGCAACGCTTGCCCGAACGGGTCGAAGTGGCGCTGGACGAGTTCATCGACAGCATCCTGGGCAGCATCGACGAGGACCTGGCGGCACCGGACGTGGTGATCGACGTGCTGTTGCATGGGGCCCTGGAGCGTTTCGTGCTGGACCCACGCCTGACCGCACGGGCGTTGCAGAACCTGCTGCGCAATGCCATGCGTTATTGCGAAAAGCGCATCCAGGTCGGCGTGCGGGTGGGTGAGCAAGGCTGCGAGATCTGGGTCGACGACGACGGCATCGGTATTCCCGACAGCGAACGCGAGCGCGTGTTCGAACCGTTCTACCGCTTGGACCGCAGCCGCGACCGCGCCACGGGCGGTTTCGGCCTCGGCCTGGCCATCAGCCGCCGGGCCCTGGAAGCCCAGGGCGGCACACTGACCGTCGAGGCCTCGCCACTGGGCGGCGCGCGCTTCCGGTTGTGGCTGCCCACACCGTCCTGA
- a CDS encoding Ig-like domain-containing protein, giving the protein MSNTFDLQEPSVDEAPGDVLDPANIPPGGATVRIKAYDPMEFRDNVTLHFYDQLIDFVPIGANDVDKDVEFPVRAQTFLDHARDNVVLVRYEVQFKGVGTPEKSAVLTLTLSAGFEADATLDLSDKNYIAAVEKPPLQVPDFARLTRTAEWGSAPYTFSSSDPQIASVDERSGEVTARRNGQCTISATDSGTPAQTQRFSLTVRGIRELHFLSPDAHWEGMQNVCTAAGLEPVTLAQIKQFWTLYSAGLQEGVGTYLGWLNYPVWTGTLVGAGTAWHYDLNGNDVNENASSSDLVTHHQAVGISRP; this is encoded by the coding sequence ATGTCAAACACTTTTGATTTGCAAGAACCCTCCGTGGACGAAGCGCCAGGGGACGTGCTGGACCCGGCAAATATTCCGCCCGGGGGCGCGACTGTCCGGATCAAGGCCTATGACCCCATGGAGTTCCGTGACAACGTCACGTTGCATTTTTATGACCAGCTCATCGACTTCGTTCCCATCGGCGCCAATGATGTCGACAAGGACGTGGAGTTTCCCGTCAGGGCACAAACGTTCCTCGATCACGCCCGGGACAATGTCGTGCTGGTGCGCTATGAAGTGCAGTTCAAAGGCGTCGGCACGCCGGAGAAATCAGCGGTACTGACATTGACCTTGAGCGCCGGCTTCGAAGCCGACGCTACCCTTGACCTGAGCGACAAAAACTACATCGCCGCCGTTGAAAAACCACCCCTGCAAGTCCCCGATTTCGCACGCCTGACGCGCACGGCAGAGTGGGGTAGTGCTCCCTATACGTTCAGCAGCAGCGACCCGCAAATCGCCAGTGTCGATGAGCGCAGCGGCGAGGTCACCGCCCGGCGCAACGGCCAATGCACCATCAGCGCCACCGACAGCGGCACGCCGGCGCAGACCCAACGCTTTTCGCTGACCGTCAGGGGCATTCGGGAGCTGCATTTCCTGAGCCCTGACGCTCACTGGGAAGGCATGCAAAACGTCTGTACGGCGGCCGGTCTCGAACCCGTGACGCTGGCGCAGATCAAGCAATTCTGGACGCTGTACAGCGCCGGGTTACAGGAGGGTGTTGGGACCTACCTGGGCTGGTTGAACTACCCCGTATGGACCGGCACCCTGGTCGGGGCCGGAACGGCCTGGCACTACGATCTCAATGGCAACGACGTCAACGAAAACGCCAGCAGCTCGGACCTCGTCACACACCACCAGGCGGTAGGCATTTCCCGGCCATGA
- a CDS encoding Ig-like domain-containing protein has protein sequence MLIQPKKTPAPLALRAPDIPGRTEQDLPSGEWGLNFAAVQGNFPDKGLKVYILDWTGMGIGDNVKLLLDGGAVDQHTITDNTEVGERVTLWVPAGRLLTGSHELTYVVKRPSQQDETYTPPVRLYVKLELPGGQDTDPDPGSHSELYMYIDPALVEDGVDQDAAENGVDITVRAKPGNSSPLPYPNIAEGDLIHLSWGGEPVTSAPVTQAQIDHPASNPIIVHVPKEVIRDVIGDSGPEGLVVTFKIHDLVNNVSEDWCPETRLVVDTGSSRLMAPILEQADGNVLDLDTLGDEALQLQVWADDTALFAKEDVIIMRIKGTTLYGDPVEDTARQAIEENPPTVVNVLLDNSNARVLAKTQAVFSYKLERGGTVIQQSKGRFVNIIGEPTQLAAPIAEDAQSGALDPDLTSTRIRIPFDERIEEGMAIELKWFGTRADLSSYEPELDWYFPSKDEVDAKEDFFIPVEGRHLKTLEGGTLDLSYNLLSDENGEIVSRCSRHAAPLNVGEPRLELVKPIVVGEQDGALEPGDLPNGTSKVICPDPVNNPTKPKDEVTWQLLDAQGVQLFEDSKILNALNAGRDVEFPLNAAFVQQYFEAHRGEELTADYNILRFETGRYSYSNPLEFVIGTALDLHAPSVKEADGATLNPVNAKDTLTIEVPVNDDLLPTDKLKVTWTGAPETPAEGSYTSGESLVSDGLAIEIPNSVVAFNLDKSVTVSYVIIRGSEDPIPSPDFDLAVQPLKQDDLLMAKPKILQAAGNGEGLELDLSAIHSDVICGLGIWPLIAVGQDVWLRLKGTKADGTANYNWDIWAPPPRGPRVDEEWVDNGVKLAPATASYSYLKELKHGSELTVEFKVDFSKTTNEAEAQIFPIRTYVVNALPDVLPPPDVVEADANHAVDPSVLPGGIIVRVQPFEGMVIGQDITMTFEGTADGSATQTKRVERIEPIDYAITQATLLPNSDRTVNVFYQVFRNGQPITEQSLRYPLKVLGLEWNNFVVNGWNTPNFQPTTAFYGASFQRTVRRAVGTVTYSSSDSDLVKVDSATGVVSFALRGTVPTTVTARDGAMRTIIYTLNAPAKYFDLTTLAKRDVPEHYAFVQANAGKGYRPALFEDWSSDTSTRKIGWLWNEWGNLHAYYPYWPEDTGQDQPIWLVNDPGGTVGWRGGSYLGRPTHWSANSAGQGRRWTICYVLKT, from the coding sequence ATGCTGATTCAACCCAAAAAAACACCTGCACCGCTGGCCCTGCGTGCCCCGGATATCCCCGGGCGCACCGAGCAGGACCTGCCTTCGGGGGAGTGGGGCCTCAACTTCGCCGCGGTCCAGGGCAATTTCCCCGACAAGGGGCTGAAGGTTTATATCCTCGACTGGACGGGCATGGGGATCGGCGACAACGTCAAGTTGCTGTTGGACGGTGGTGCAGTCGATCAGCATACGATCACCGACAACACCGAAGTGGGTGAGCGCGTGACTTTATGGGTCCCTGCGGGGCGCTTGCTGACCGGCTCCCACGAGCTGACGTATGTGGTCAAGCGGCCCAGCCAGCAGGATGAAACCTACACCCCACCGGTCAGGCTTTACGTCAAGCTGGAGCTGCCCGGTGGCCAGGACACCGACCCGGACCCCGGTTCCCATTCCGAGCTGTACATGTACATCGACCCCGCGCTCGTCGAGGATGGCGTCGACCAGGATGCTGCCGAGAACGGTGTCGACATCACCGTCCGGGCCAAGCCGGGCAACTCGAGCCCGTTGCCTTACCCGAACATTGCCGAAGGCGACCTGATCCACTTGAGCTGGGGCGGCGAGCCGGTAACGTCCGCTCCGGTCACCCAGGCGCAGATCGACCATCCGGCCAGCAACCCCATCATTGTCCACGTCCCCAAAGAGGTTATTCGCGATGTCATAGGGGACTCAGGTCCCGAAGGCCTGGTCGTGACCTTCAAGATCCACGACCTGGTGAACAACGTATCCGAGGACTGGTGCCCGGAGACACGCCTGGTGGTCGACACCGGCAGTTCGCGGCTGATGGCGCCGATCCTCGAACAGGCCGACGGCAACGTGCTCGATCTGGACACGCTCGGCGATGAAGCCCTGCAACTTCAGGTATGGGCCGACGACACGGCATTATTCGCCAAGGAAGACGTGATCATCATGCGCATCAAGGGCACTACCCTCTACGGCGACCCGGTCGAGGACACTGCTCGCCAAGCGATCGAGGAAAACCCGCCCACCGTGGTCAATGTCCTGCTGGACAACAGCAATGCCCGCGTCCTCGCCAAGACCCAGGCAGTGTTCTCCTACAAGTTGGAGCGCGGCGGCACGGTCATCCAGCAGTCCAAGGGCCGTTTCGTCAACATCATCGGCGAGCCCACTCAGCTGGCGGCACCCATTGCCGAGGATGCCCAGAGCGGTGCGCTCGATCCAGACCTGACCAGCACCCGCATCCGCATTCCGTTCGATGAGCGCATCGAAGAGGGCATGGCCATCGAGCTCAAATGGTTCGGGACCCGTGCCGACCTGAGCAGCTACGAACCGGAGCTGGACTGGTACTTCCCCAGCAAGGACGAAGTCGATGCCAAGGAGGATTTCTTCATTCCCGTCGAGGGCCGCCATCTCAAGACCCTCGAGGGCGGTACCCTGGACCTCTCGTACAACCTGCTCAGCGACGAAAATGGCGAGATCGTCAGCCGCTGCTCGCGTCATGCGGCGCCGTTGAACGTGGGTGAGCCACGGCTCGAATTGGTCAAGCCCATCGTCGTCGGCGAACAGGACGGCGCGCTGGAACCTGGCGACCTGCCCAACGGCACCAGCAAGGTCATCTGCCCCGATCCGGTCAACAACCCGACCAAACCCAAGGACGAGGTGACCTGGCAACTGCTCGATGCCCAAGGCGTGCAACTGTTCGAGGACTCCAAGATCCTCAATGCGCTGAACGCCGGCAGGGATGTGGAGTTCCCCCTCAACGCTGCCTTCGTGCAGCAATATTTCGAAGCCCATCGCGGTGAAGAACTGACCGCCGACTACAACATCCTGCGGTTCGAGACCGGCAGGTACAGTTATTCAAACCCCTTGGAGTTTGTGATCGGGACGGCGCTGGACCTGCACGCGCCATCGGTGAAAGAGGCCGACGGCGCGACGCTGAACCCGGTCAATGCCAAAGACACGCTGACCATCGAAGTGCCGGTCAACGATGACCTGCTGCCCACCGACAAACTGAAGGTCACCTGGACCGGTGCGCCGGAAACGCCTGCCGAGGGTTCATATACGTCGGGGGAGTCGTTGGTCAGCGATGGGTTGGCTATCGAAATCCCCAACAGTGTGGTGGCCTTCAACCTGGACAAGTCTGTGACGGTTTCCTATGTGATTATCCGGGGTAGCGAGGATCCCATCCCTTCCCCTGATTTTGACTTGGCGGTGCAGCCCCTCAAGCAGGACGATCTGTTGATGGCTAAGCCGAAGATTCTGCAAGCCGCTGGCAATGGCGAAGGGCTTGAGCTGGATCTGAGTGCCATCCATTCCGATGTCATTTGCGGGCTGGGGATCTGGCCGCTTATCGCAGTGGGTCAAGATGTCTGGCTGCGTCTGAAGGGGACGAAAGCCGACGGTACCGCCAATTACAATTGGGATATCTGGGCACCACCACCCAGAGGGCCGAGGGTCGATGAAGAGTGGGTGGACAACGGGGTAAAACTTGCCCCGGCGACCGCCTCTTACAGCTATTTGAAAGAGCTCAAGCACGGTAGTGAACTGACGGTAGAGTTCAAAGTGGACTTCAGCAAAACCACCAACGAGGCCGAGGCGCAGATTTTCCCAATCCGAACCTATGTCGTTAACGCACTGCCCGACGTATTGCCGCCGCCGGACGTTGTCGAAGCCGATGCCAATCATGCGGTCGACCCCAGTGTGTTGCCCGGCGGGATCATTGTTCGGGTCCAGCCATTCGAAGGCATGGTCATCGGCCAAGACATCACCATGACCTTCGAAGGCACCGCTGATGGCAGTGCCACACAGACCAAACGGGTCGAGCGCATCGAGCCGATCGACTACGCAATTACCCAGGCGACCCTGCTGCCCAACAGCGATCGCACCGTGAATGTGTTCTATCAGGTTTTTCGCAATGGCCAGCCAATCACCGAGCAATCCCTGCGCTATCCGCTGAAAGTGCTGGGACTGGAATGGAACAATTTCGTGGTCAATGGTTGGAACACGCCTAATTTCCAGCCCACTACGGCTTTCTACGGTGCATCCTTCCAGCGAACCGTCCGTCGCGCGGTCGGGACGGTCACCTACAGCTCCTCCGACTCAGACCTTGTCAAAGTCGACTCAGCGACCGGGGTGGTCTCCTTCGCCCTGCGTGGGACCGTGCCAACCACTGTTACTGCCCGCGATGGGGCTATGCGAACAATTATTTACACGCTCAACGCGCCTGCCAAGTATTTCGACTTGACCACGCTGGCAAAACGGGATGTACCTGAGCACTACGCGTTCGTACAGGCCAATGCAGGGAAGGGGTATCGGCCAGCACTGTTCGAGGACTGGAGTTCTGACACCTCTACTCGGAAAATCGGATGGCTTTGGAACGAGTGGGGCAATCTTCACGCCTATTATCCATACTGGCCGGAAGACACTGGACAAGATCAACCCATCTGGCTCGTCAACGATCCGGGCGGGACCGTTGGCTGGCGTGGTGGTTCGTACCTCGGACGCCCCACTCATTGGTCGGCCAACAGTGCAGGCCAAGGGCGTCGCTGGACGATCTGCTATGTTCTGAAGACATAG
- a CDS encoding response regulator transcription factor, translating to MPNILLVEDDTALSELIASYLERNGYQVSVLSRGDHVRERARVDPPDLVILDLMLPGLDGLQVCRLLRADSATLPILMLTARDDSHDQVLGLEMGADDYVTKPCEPRVLLARVRTLLRRSSLTEPQTANDRILMGNLCIDLSERTVTWRGQPVELSSGEYNLLVVLARHSGEVLSRDQILQRLRGIEFNGTDRSVDVAISKLRRKFDDNADEARKIKTVWGKGYLFSRSEWEC from the coding sequence ATGCCCAACATCCTCCTGGTCGAAGACGACACCGCGCTCTCCGAACTGATCGCCAGCTACCTGGAACGCAACGGCTATCAGGTCAGCGTGCTCAGCCGTGGCGATCATGTGCGTGAACGGGCGCGGGTCGATCCGCCGGACCTGGTGATCCTCGACCTGATGTTGCCAGGGCTGGACGGCTTGCAGGTCTGCCGCTTGCTGCGGGCCGACTCGGCGACCTTGCCGATCCTCATGCTCACCGCCCGGGACGACAGCCACGACCAGGTCCTGGGCCTGGAGATGGGGGCCGACGACTATGTCACCAAGCCTTGCGAGCCCCGGGTGTTGCTGGCGCGGGTGCGCACCTTGTTGCGCCGCAGCAGCCTCACCGAGCCGCAGACGGCGAACGATCGCATCCTCATGGGCAACCTGTGCATCGACCTGTCCGAGCGCACCGTGACCTGGCGCGGACAGCCGGTGGAATTGTCCAGTGGCGAATACAATCTGTTGGTGGTGCTGGCCCGGCATTCCGGCGAAGTGCTGAGCCGCGACCAGATCCTGCAACGCCTGCGGGGTATCGAATTCAACGGCACCGACCGTTCGGTGGACGTGGCGATTTCCAAGTTGCGACGCAAGTTCGACGACAACGCCGACGAAGCCCGCAAGATCAAGACCGTGTGGGGCAAGGGCTATCTGTTCAGTCGTTCCGAGTGGGAATGCTGA